The Actinoplanes sp. N902-109 genomic interval GCCGGTGCCACTTGACACGCGCGTAACAAACAAGCATTGTCTGGGAGCGCTCCCACAGTGACCCCCATCAATGTGGAGGAATGCGGTGCCCTTGCGAAGCCGCTCGAAAGCCCTGCTCGCCGCGCTCTCCCTGGGAGTGGCGACCGCTGTGGCCGTACCCACGCTGCAGCAAGCCGCGGCGGCTCCCGCCGACACGTACACCTGGAAGAACGTCCGGATCGACGGCGGCGGTTTCGTGCCGGGACTGGTCTTCAGCCGGGCCGAGAAGAACCTCGTCTACGCGCGCACCGACATCGGTGGCGCCTACCGCTGGAACCAGGCCGGGCAGAACTGGGTGCCGCTGCTGGACTGGGTGGGCCGCGACAAGTGGGGCTACAACGGCGTGCTGAGCATCGCCGCCGACCCCGTCGACGCCAACCGGGTGTACGCGGCAGTCGGCATGTACACCAACAGCTGGGACCCGAACAACGGCGCGATCCTGCGCTCCAGCGACCGCGGCGCCACCTGGCAGGCCACCGCTCTGCCGTTCAAGAACGGCGGCAACATGCCCGGGCGCGGCATGGGCGAGCGGCTGGCGGTGGACCCGCAGAACAACCGCACCGTCTACTTCGCCGCCGAGGGTGGCAACGGGCTGTGGCGCAGCACCGACTACGGAGCGACCTGGGCCAAGGTGACCGCGTTCCCGAACGCCGGCAACTACGTGCAGGACCCGAACGACACCAACGACTACCTCAACCAGAACCAGGGCTTGTCGTGGGTGACGTTCGGCGAGAACAAGACCGTGTACGTGGGCGTGGCCGACAAGCAGAACCCGGTCTACCGCAGCACCGACGGCGGCAGCACCTGGGAGCGCATCCCCGGCCAGCCGACCGGCTACCTGGCGCACAAGGGTGTGGTGCAGGGCAAGTACCTGTTCATCGCGACCAGTGACACCGGTGGGCCGTACGACGGCGGGGCCGGCCAGGTGCAGCGGCTGGACACCACGACCGGCACGTGGACCGACATCAGCCCGACCCCGGCGTCCGCCTCGCCGTACTACGGGTACTCCGGGCTGACCGTGGACCGCCAGCACCCCGGCACCATCATGGTCGCCACGCAGATCTCCTGGTGGCCCGACACGATCTTCTTCCGCAGCACCGACTACGGCGCGACGTGGACCCGGATCTGGGACTTCACCAGCTACCCGAGCGTGTCCAAGCGCTACACCATGGACATCTCGGCCGACCCGTGGCTGGACTTCAACACCAACCCGCAGCCGCCGGAGAGCACGCCCAAGCTGGGCTGGATGAACGAGTCGGTGGAGATCGACCCGTTCGACTCCAACCGGATGCTGTACGGCACCGGCGCCACGGTCTACGGCACGACCCAGCTGACCAACTGGGACAGCAACACCACGTTCACGATCAAGCCGATGGCCAAGGGTATCGAGGAGACCGCCGTTCTCGACCTGGCCAGCCCGCCGTCGGGGGCCCCGCTGGTCAGCGCGCTGGGCGACATCGGCGGCTTCTACCACGCCAACCTCGACGCCGTGCCGCCGAACTTCCACGACTCCCCCAGCCTGAGCAGCAACACCAGTCTGGACTTCGCGGAGGCCAACCCGCTGGTGTTCGCCCGGGTCGGCAACGCCGACGCCGCCCCGCACATCGGCGTCTCCACCGACGGCGGCAAGAACTGGTACAACGGCCAGGAACCGGCCGGCGTCACCGGCGGCGGCACGATCGCGGTCGGCGCGGACGCCGGGTCCTTCGTCTGGTCCCCCGCGGGCACCGGCGTGTACTACTCGACGACCCGCGGCTCCTCCTGGACCGCGTCCACCGGCATCCCGGCCGGGGCCAAGGTCGAGTCGGACCGATCCGACCCCAAGACCTTCTACGGGTACGCCGCGAGCAGCGTCTACGTCAGCAAGGACGGCGGCGCCACCTTCAGTACGGTCGCCGCGCCGACCCCGGCGCAGAACCTGAAGGCGGTGCCGGGGCGCGCCGGTGACGTCTGGCTCGCCGGTGCGGGCGGGCTCTACCGCTCCACGAACACCGGCACCAGCTTCACCAAGATCGGCACGGTGACCAGCGCGGTCAACGTGGCGTTCGGCAAGGCCGCCCCGGGCGCGAGCTACCCGGCCGTGTTCCTGGTCGGCGTGGTGGACGGCGTGGACGGGGTGTTCCGCTCCGACGACGCGGGCGCCTCCTGGGTGCGGATCAACGACGCGCAGCACCAGTACGGCAACAGCGGCGACGCGCTGGCCGGTGACCCGCGCGTCTACGGCCGCGTCTACCTGGGCACCAACGGCCGCGGCATCCTGTACGCCGACCGGGTGGGCGGCGGCAGCACCCCCAGCAACCCGACCCCGTCCAATCCCAGCCCGTCGAACCCCAGCCCGTCCAACCCCAGCCCGTCCAACCCCAGCCCGTCCAACCCGCCGCCTGCTTCCGGGTGCACCGCGGCGTACCGGGTGACGGGCTCGTGGCAGGGCGGTTTCCAGGCGGAGGTGACCGTCACGAACGGCTCGGCCGCCTCGACCGGGTGGACCGTCGGCTGGAGCCTCGCGTCCGGGCAGGCCGTCTCCGCGGTCTGGAACGGCACGCTCAGCACCTCCGGCACCAGCGTCACGGTGCGCAACGCCGCCTACAACGGCAGCCTGCCCGCAGCGGGCACCACGACCTTCGGCCTCACCGGCACCGGGCCGGCCACCGCCCCCTCGACCGTCACCTGCTCGCGCAGCTGAAGGAAGGATCCCCCATGAAGAAACGCCTCCTGATGTCCGGCGTGGCGGCCGTGCTGGCCGCCGCCACCGGGCTCGTGGTGGCCGCACAGAGCCCCGCGGCCGCGCACGGTGCCATGATGGTGCCCGGTAGCCGTACCTATCTGTGCTGGAAGGACGGCTTGAGCACGAACGGCGCCATGCAGCCGAAGAACCCGGCGTGCGCGGCCGCCGTCGCCCAGAGCGGCGTGACCCCGCTGTACAACTGGTTCGCCGTGCTGCGCTCGGACGGCGCGGGCCGCACGTCCGGGTTCATCCCCGACGGTCAGCTGTGCAGCGGTGGCACCGGTGGGCCGTACGACTTCACCGGGTTCAACCAGGCCCGCACCGACTGGCCGACCACCCACCTGACCTCGGGCTCGACCATCCGCTTCGACTACAACGACTGGGCCAAGCACCCGGGCACGTTCCGGCTGTACGTCACCAAGGACAGCTGGAGCCCGACCCGCCCGCTGGCCTGGAGCGACCTGGAGTCCCAGCCGTTCTCCACGGCCACCAACCCGACGTCGGTCGGCGGCCCGGGCACCGAGGACGGGCGCTACTCGTGGACCGGGACGCTGCCGTCGGGCAAGAGCGGCCGGCACCTGATCTACTCGGTGTGGCAGCGCTCGGACAGCAACGAGACGTTCTACGGCTGCTCCGACGTCATGTTCGACGGCGGCAACGGCCAGGTCACCGGCGTGGGTGACGGCAGCACGACCCCGACGACGCCGCCGCCGTCCGGCCCGACCACCCCGCCGCCCTCGAACCCGACCACTCCCCCGCCGAACACCAGCGCCTGCTCGGTCAGCTACACCACGGACAGCTCGTGGTCCGGCGGCTTCCAGGGCTCGTTCAAGATCACCGCGACGTCGGCGGTCAGCAACTGGATGGTGCACTTCACCTGGCCCGGCGGCCAGACCGTCACGCAGTCCTGGGGCGGCAAGTTCAGCGCCATGGACACCGCGGCGATGATCGAACCGGAGACGTACAACCGGACCCTGCCCGCGGGTGGCTCCACCACCGTCGGGTTCCTCGGCAGCGGCTCGGCCCCGGCCAGCCTGCCCGGCCTGGCGTGCTACCCGGCATGAACCGCCGATCCCTTTCCGCCCTGGTCGCGGCGGCGGTTGCCGCCGCGGCCGCGGGCCTCGGCATCTGGCAGGCCCAGCCGGCCCTGGCCGCGGACTCGCCCTACTACGTCGACCCGAACTCGTCGGCGGCCCGGTGGGTCGCCGCCAACCCCGGCGATTCCCGTACGCCGGTGATCCGCGACCGCATCGCCAACGTCCCGCAGGCGCGCTGGTTCACCGCCAACAACACCGCCACCGTGGCGGGTGAGGTCGACTCGTTCGTCGGCGCCGCCGCGGCCGCGGGCAAGATCCCGATCATGGTGGTCTACAACATCCCCAACCGGGACTGCTCGGGGGCCAGCTCCGGCGGGATGCCCAACCACACGGCGTACCGGCAATGGGTCGACCAGGTCGCGGCCGGGCTGAAGGGCCGGCCCGCCGCCATCATCCTGGAACCGGACGTGCTGGCGCTGATGAGCACCTGCCAGAACAGCTCGCAGCAGGCCGAGACGAGCGCGTCGATGGCCTACGCGGGCAAGGCTCTGCGAGCGGCGTCCAGCCGCGCCAAGGTCTACTTCGACGCGGGCAACTCGGCGTGGCTCTCCGCCTCGGAGATGGCTGCCCGGCTGGTGCGCGCGGACATCGCCAACAGCGCGGACGGCATCTCGGTCAACGTCTCCAACTACCGGAGCACCGCCGAGAGCATCCCGTACATCCGCAACGTCATCGCCGCCACCGGGGTGAGCCGGCTCAAGGGTGTCATCGACACCAGCCGCAACGGCAACGGCCCGGCCGGCAGCGAGTGGTGCGACCCGGCCGGCCGCGCGATCGGCACGCCGAGCACCAACCAGGTGGCCGACTCGATCCTGGACGCCTACCTGTGGATCAAGCTGCCCGGTGAGGCGGACGGCTGCATCGCGGCGGCCGGCCAGTTCGTCCCGCAACGGGCGTACGACCTGGCCATCGCGGCCGGGCCGTACACCCCGCCGCCCTCGTCACCCACGCCCACCACCCCGGCGCCCACCACTCCGGCGCCCACCACCCCGCCGCCGACCACCCCGCCGCCGTCCGGGTCGGGGTGCGCGGTGACCGTCACCCTCAACCAGTGGTCCACCGGATTCACGGCCGACCTGAAGATCACCAACAACGGCAGCGCGCTGAGTTCGTGGCAGCTGACGTTCACGGTGGGCAGCACGGTCCAGCTCAGCAACGGCTGGAACGGCGTCTGGTCACAGTCCGGCTCGAGGCTCACCGTGGCCAACCCGTCCTGGTCCGGCTCGCTGCCCGCGGGTGGCACCGTCACCGCCGGCTTCCAGGCGACCGGCAGCCCCGCGTCGCCGGGTTCCTTCGCCCTCAACGGAGTTCCCTGCACCGCAACTGTCTGAGCCTTCGAGAGGGGCGGCAGCGCCCGGCCGGAATTGCCCCCGGCCGGGCGTTGTCGGATATGCGTCCCAGCGGCCCCGCCGTTCGCCCGGCCCGGCAACCGGCGGCACCCACCCTGGGGGCATGCGTAAATACCTGATCGCCGGCCTGACCGGCGTCCTCACCAGCGTCCTGGCCCTGGCCGGCCCCGCCCACGCGAGCCTCGACACCGACTGGGACCACTTCGACAACAACGCGGCCGCGCGCTGGCAGTTCAGCTACAGCGGCAGCTCGTACTCCGGCGGCGTGAACAGCACCGGGGCCAACGGCTGGCTCGCCGAGTTCGCCTCGGGCAGCGGCTGGGGCTCACTGGGCCGCTCGGTGTACCTGTGGCCGGTGGCCTACCACTCCACCAGCTGCGGCATGCAGATCAACCTGCGCACCACCACCGCCGGCCAGACCTCGAAGGTCAACGTCGAGGTGATCCGGCCCGCTGACTGGACCTACCTGTCGCTCAAGCAGGTGACCGTGGGCAACACCGCGGTCAACGTCCAGGTCCCGCCCTGGGTCAACGGCCCGTCCACGGTGTACTTCCGGGTGTCGCTGCTCGGTGACACCTCGGCCAAGGTCCTGCAGATCGACGACCTGTTCTGGGCGTGCAGTTACTGACCGGGCACTATCAGGGGCATGACTGTCCCGTTACCCGCCGCGATCGTGGCGGATCCGCACCGCGTCTACGCCCAGCTGCGCGAGGAAGGCGCCGTCCATCGGTTCCTGCTGCCGGACGGCGCCACCGCGTGGATCGTGACGCGCTACGCCGAGGCCCGCAAGGCGCTGGCCGACCCGCGGCTGTCGCTGAACAAGACACACGCGACGGCGGGGGTGTGGAAGGGCTTCGGGCTGCCCCCGGCGCTCGACGCCAACCTGCTCAACATGGACCCGCCGGACCACACCCGGCTGCGGCGGCTCGTGTCGGCGGCCTTCACCCCACGCCGGACGGAGGCCCTGCGGCCGCGCCTGGAAAGCGTCGCCGAGGCGCTGATCGCTCCGGTGGCCGAGGCCGGGCACGGCGACCTGGTGGCCACCTTCGCCCCGCTGCCGGTCACCGTCATCTGCGACCTGCTCGGCGTCCCCCGGGAGCGCCGCCCGGAGCTGCGCAACTGGGCCGGGATCATGCTGGCGCCACCGCCCGACGACCCGGCGGCCGCCGGCCGGGCCGTGCTGGAGGTCCAGGCCTTCCTGGTCTCGCTGATCCGCCAGAAACGCGGGGAGCCGGGCGATGACCTGCTGTCCGCACTGATCGCCGCCCGCGACGACGACGACCGGCTCAGCGAGGACGAGCTGACCTCGCTGGCGTTCCTCACGCTGATCGCCGGCTACGAGAACTCCGTCAACCTCATCGGACTGTCGCTGTTCACCCTGCTGCGGCACCCGGCCCAGTGGCAGGCCCTGCGCGACGACCCGGCGCTGCTGCCCGGCGCGGTGCGCGAACTGATGCGCTACGAACCGCCGGCCCCGGTGGCGCTGCGCCGGTTCGCGACGGAGGACATCGAGATCGGTGGGGTGCTCGTCCCGGCCGGTGACACGGTCCTGGTGTCGATCGCGGCGGCGGACCGGGACCCGGCCCAGTGGCCCGCCCCCGACGAGCTGGACCTGCACCGGGACACCGCCGCGCAGCTGTCGCTCGGCTACGGCATCCACTACTGCCTGGGCGCGCCGCTGGCCCGGCTGGAGGCGGAGGTGGCGATCGCGGCCGTGCTGCGCCGGCTGCCCGTGCTGGAGCTGACCGGCGAGCCGGTCTGGCGGCCGTCGTTCCGCTCCCGGGCACTGCGATCGCTTCCGGTACGGGTGCCGGGGCCGGCCGATCGGCAGGAACACCCGACCGGTTGAGCCCGGCCGGCTCGATCGGCGGCGGGAACGACTCCTTCGACCGAGGGAGGTGATCTCCGACGGCCTGCTTCGTGTGCCACGCTGAACCGAGTCGTGGTCACCCGTTCCGCCGGCGGTCTTCGAGGAGGCATCGGTGCTCAACCGGGCCTGCCCTGGTCATGTTTTGTACGACAGCAGTTGCAGCAGTTGCCAGGTCACCAACGCCTATGCCGACGAGTGGCAGGCTGCGGAGCGCAGGCACATCGCCCGCATGCAGGACGCGCAACGCGCCCGGCAGCACGGCGAGGACCTCGGCCGGTTCCGGCCCGAGGCGCAGGACGAGCCGGGTCCGGTGCGTGAATGCCCGCTGCACACCGGCTTCACCCCGGGTTGTGGCGACTGTGCCGGTGCCCTGGTGGCACACGACCGGGTGAAGGAAGACGCCCGGCGGACCCGTGAGCTCGGCGCGGTGGTGCGCAACCCGGCCGCCTGGATCGTGCCCGGCACCGGCGGCCCGGCACCGCTGCGGCGGACCGGCTCAGCCGGGCGGGTGGCCGGGGCGGCCGTGCTGGTGATGCTTGTGGTGGGCCTGTTCGTGCTGGTCAGGACGATCGGATGGTTGCTGCGACATCCTGTCCTGACCGTCACGGTGCTGCTCGTCGCGGCGACGGCGGCCATGATGTTCCGGACCGTGCGCCGCCGGCTGGGCGCCTGAGCACGACCCCGGGCCGGCTCAGCCGCGGGGCACCCGCTCGGCCTCGCCGGCCGGCCTGGGCGCCGGCAGCGGCACCGGCTCGGTGATGTCGATGACCTCCCACGCCGCGAGGGCTCGCTTCAACTCGTCATGGCGCAGCTGGAAGACCGCACCCTCCACCCGTAGCAGCTCGCACTCGCGCGCCGACTCGCACAGCCGCACGATGTTGAACGGCAGACCCCGGCAGAACGCCGCGAACTGCACCACCACGAACGTCGGCCAGGGCGTGAACGCCGAGGCGAACACCAGCCCCAGGCTGAGCCCGAGACCGCCGCCGACCACCGCGGCCGGCGGCGCACCCGGCTGGGCGGCCGGTGCCACCTGCAGCAACGTCAGCAGATGGAGCACCAGGGCACACGTCATCGCCGGGACCAGCAGATAACACCAGGCAACCGTGCGCGAGGTCCGCAACGTCGTACGGGGATCAGTCGCGGCCGACTCACCCGATGGCAACGTCAGGTAGTGGACCAAACCGCCGACCAGGCCGATACCGAGACCGACGCTGATCCCGTAGGTCGCACCGACCCGCGCCGCGTAGGTCAGCCCCCGGCCGACGTCGCGCGCTGCGACGGCGTACCGGATCCCACCGATGAGCGCGCCGCCGAGCCCGACGCCGAGCCCGCAGGCGACGCCCACCACCACGTGGGTCGTCAGCGGGCGCAGCTGGGGTACGCCCAGGTTGAGCCGGCCCGGCTGGTCCGGTGATCGGTGCGCGCCGAACCGGTGGATCAGGCACAGCGGCATGCCCACCGAGAAGATCACACCGACGCCGGTGGTCAGCAGGCGCAGCGCGCCCTGGCCCGCCCCGTGCAACCACCCATCGAGCAGGCCCATCAGGACACCGAGATGCAGTCCGGTCACGGCGGCCACACCCAGAGCCCAGCGCAGTCCCCGGGTGATCCAGGCGGCATACCAGATGCACACCGCGACGCCCACGCCCAGCTCGACACCGTCGATCACGCCGGGCACCAGCCCGATCTGGTACCAGCCGACCACGGCGACGCCCGCACCGGTGGACAACCCGAGCCGCCAGGCCGCCCCGCGGCCGGACAGCCGGCCCCGGCTCAGCTGAATCAGCACGGCGGTGATGAAGCCCAGCGCCGCGCCCCGGCGCAGACCGCTCGGCAGGTCATCGGTGAGCCCGTACAGCAGTCCCGCGACGATGGCCGCGGTCACGGTCCAGGCGTGGATGCCGACGGAGGACTCCAGACGCCACCACTGCAGGCTGTCCGGTTCCGTCGGGTCGTTACGGATGAAGTACGCCGCGATGGCCCGCATCCCGCGTTGCACCCGCTGCGTGCCCCACGGCGCCCCGTGCCTGTCCGGCTGTCCGTCGCGGCGCAGCGGTACCCGGAACGCCACCGCGATGAACCCGGAGACCAGGTGCTCCTTCAGGGCCTCGGCATCCCGGAACTCGGCGAGCTCCACCGGCGACGCCCGCGAGTCGTTGTACAGGCGCCGGGCCAGCGCGGCGTACAGCGGCACGGTGAGCACCTGCCGCAACGGCGTGTCCGCCTGCAGCACCGCCGTCAGCCCGGCCCAGTGGGAGGGGGCGTGCACCTCGACCGGCTGTGGCGTCGGAGGGCGCAGCCGCCGGGTCAGGGAGCGGGTCACCGTCGTGAACCACCGGCGCCCGGCGGTGCCCGGTGACAGCGCCGGGCGGGGACCGGTCAGGTCGGCGGCCTCCAGGAAACGCACCGCGGCGTCCGCCTCCAGCCGGCACAGCCGCAGCAGTGCCAGCCCGGGCAGCGGTGCCGCGCGACCGGCATCGAGTCGGCGCGGCACCGGGTCCAGCCGCGACGTGATCACCAGCGCCGGGACATCGGGATAGCTCTGGACCAGTTTGCCCATCGCCTCCTCCTGCCGGGGCCCGACCAGCTCATCCAGCCCGTCCAGGATCACCAGCACCCGGGGCGACGTGACCAGGCTCTCCGCCGCCCGGTCCCCGTAGGTCTCGCGCTGCTCGAGGAAGGGGTACGTGTCGCGGAGCCGGGCGGCGACCCAGTCGGTGAACGCCTGCGACGGGTTCCAGCTCGCCGCCGACAGCAGCACCGGCACGGGGACGCCGGGCTGATGCCGTTCCGCCAGCAACTGCAACGTCAGCAGGATCGCGAACGTCGACTTCCCGGAGCCCGGATCGCCCTGCACGTACAGCCAGCTCTCGTCGTGCTCGTGCCAGGCCCGGGCGATCCGGTCGGGCAGCGGCCCGGGGTCGCCGGTCACCGCACCGTCCACCGTCCACCGCATGTCGGCGAGCGGGACCCCGCGGACCCCCCGGCGCGTCGCCTCCGCCTGCCACTGGTCGCGCACCGCTTCGGCGAGCGCGCCGGCCGCCGCGTCGAGCTTCTCCCCGGTCGCCTGCACCGGCTGCCGGCCGCGGGTGATGATGACGACGGCACCCGCGATGAAGCCGTACAGGGCGAGGACCCCGCCGCACACGCTGGCCAGCTGATCCGCTACCTCCAGCTTGGGCACGGAGACGACGACCAGGACCGCGATCATCAGCGCCGCCAGGCAGACGCCCACGGCGAGCAGCTTCTTGCCGAGCGACAACGCCCCTCCTCAACCCTGCCCCCACGGGCGGCCGAGCCGGCGGGGCGAGCTGCGTGCGCCCATTACAACGCGCCGCGTGGACACAGGTGACGGTGATCCATAGCACTGAATATGTCGCGGGAGCGCAAGCCGGAGACCATTGATCGAACGGATCGGGGTGACTGACCGGCAGGACGGGCCGGGGCAGCCAGCCGATCGGCCGGTCCGATCCGGATCGGCTGCCGGGTGGACAGCCGCCGCGCCGCGTCCTACATTGGGGGAACGCCGTTGCGAGTTCTTCCCCCGTGGAATTCGCAGCGGCGTTCTTATGCCCCGTCGCCCGCGCCTAGGACGTCTGCGGCGGCACCGTGAGGGCGATGACCAAAGAGGACAGCCACTCCGGGTCGGTGAGCCGGTCGCCGTAGATCTCGCGCAGCCGGGTCATCCGGTAGCGCACGGTCTGCGGGTGGATGAACAGCTCGGCCGCCACGTCCTCGCGCCGGCCCTGGTGGCGCAGCCAGCTGCGCAGCGTCTCGACCAGCTTGGCCGCCGCGCTGTCCCGGCCCCCGGCCAGCGGCGCCAGCACCTTGGCCCGCAGGTCGGCGAGCGCCTGCGGGTCGGCGGTCAGCACCAGCGCGGCGAGGTGGTCCTCGGTGTCGACCACCTGGCCGGTCGGTGACAGCCCGGGGATCTGCAGGGTGCGCACCGCACGGTCGTACGACGCCCGGGCCTGCAACCACGGCCGGGCCGGGCCGACGACCGCGCTCTGCCCACGCAGCAGAGCCATGACGGCCGCGCGCGAGGTGCCGTCGGCGTCCGGCACCAGCAGCACCGAGAAGGCCGGCACCGCCGGACCGGCGTCGTCGAGCTGCAGGGTGCGGGCGTCCAGCGAGTCGACCACCGTACGGGCGGCGCGCTCGGGAACCAGCACCGCGGTCAGCGTCTGCGGGGGCGACCACTCGGCGCGCTCGGCGGCGGCCAGCACCGTGTGCTCGGCCTCCCCGGCCAGCAGCGCGCGGGCCAGCTGTTCCAGGTGGCGCAACCGGGCACGCCCGGAGGAGGCCAGCTCGTCGGCATGCCCCGCGACGCTGGCCGCGGAGAGCTCGTCGATGTAGGCGAACACCAGCTCGGCGAAGTGCGCGATGATCGGCGCGGGCTGCCCGGACCGCACGCTGATCCGGGCCAGCTCCCGCCAGGCGACCCGGGCGCCCACCCGGTAGGCGCCGAGCAGCGCGTCCAGGCTGCGGCCGCTGCGGGCCTCACCCCGGCCCAGCGCGTAGGCCGCTTCGAGCGCGGGGGCCAGCGGCGACTGGGTGTCCGGGCCGTGCGCCCGGGCGACCAGCGAGAGGAACGTGCCGAGCGCGGCCTGCACCGCACGCTCGATCTTGGCACCCAGCTCACCGGCGAACGGCTCGGAATACGCGGGCACCTCGTTCATGATCGCGTCGATCGTCTGGACCGCGACCTCGGACAGGCCCTCGCGGAGGGGGGCGACCACCTCCGGGGACAGCCGGAAAGATCGGACATCCGGCAGGGGATCGGTCATCGCACTTACTCCGGTTTGAGCGCCGCAACTTGTGCCGGTCGAACAAAGAACACGGCCCGTTTCACTTCATGTGGTCATGACTCTACCCCGGGACGCAGTCACTCTTGTTATGTGGCTGTTATACGCAACCTCGGTTCGAGCGCTTGGCGCGTTGTCGAACTCATCACGACCCCCGTCGTGCCCGCCGACTACCTCGATGCCCTGGCGCCCCTGCGCAACGCCTCGGTGCTGCGGGCCCGTGTGGAAGCGGTGCGCCCGGAGACCGCGGACAGCGCCACCCTCGTGCTGCGCCCCGGCCGCGGTTGGGTACGTCACGAGCCCGGCCAGTACGTACGGGTCGGGGTGGACGTCGACGGGGTACGCCTGTGGCGTTCGTACTCGATCACCAGCAGCCCGCAGCGGCGCGACGGGCGCATCACCATCACGGTCAACGCGGTGCGGGGCGGGATGGTCAGCACCCACCTCGTCCGCTCGGTCCGGCGTGGCGCGCTGCTGCACCTCGACGTCCCCACCGGCGAGTTCGTGCTGCCCCGGCCACTGCCCGCCAAGACGCTGTTCCTGACGGCCGGCAGCGGCATCACCCCGGTGATGGGCATGCTGCGCAGCCACCTCACCGAGCTGACCGACGTGGTCGTGGTGCACTCGGCCGGCACCAGCGAGGCCGTGGTGTTCGGCGCCGAGCTGCGCCGGCTGGCCGCCGCGGGCCGCATCCGGCTGATCGAGCGGCACACCCGCGCGGACGGCCGGATCAAGCCCGCCGACCTCGACGAGCTGGTGCCCGACCTGTTCGACCGGAGCACCTGGGCGTGCGGCCCCAACGAGATGCTCGACGACCTCGAGACGCACTGGTCGGACGCCGACGCCCGGCACCTGCTCAGCACCGAGCGCTTCCGGCCCGCGCTGATCAGCGCCGAGGGCGGCGGCACGGTCACCTTCACCCGCTCCGGCACGGTCGTCGAGACCGACGGATCGGAACCCCTGCTCGACTCCGGCGAACAGGCCGGGGTGCTGATGCCCTCGGGCTGCCGGATGGGCATCTGCTTCAGCTGCGTCCTGCCGTTGCGCGAGGGCGCCGTACGCGATCTGCGCGACGGGTCGCTGACCGTCGCGGAGGCCGGCGACAACATCCCGGTGCAGACCTGCATCTCCGCCGCCGCCGGCCCCTGCCAGATCGACGCCTGACCCCGTACCGAAGGAATCAAGAGGATCTGCATGACCACCATTCAGCACAAGAAGAGCAACCCGATCGCGCACCTCAGCGCCGAGGACATCGAGATGATCGGCGTCGAGCTCGACGCCATCCGCGACGAGGTGATGGCCAGCCGCGGGGCGAAGGACGCCGCCTACATCCGGCGGGTCATCAAGGTGCAGCGCGGGCTGGAACTCAGCAGCCGCGCGGTGCTGCTCTTCTCGCTGTTCCCGCCGGCCTGGCTGGTGGGCACGGCCGCGCTGTCGGTGGCCAAGATCCTGGAGAACATGGAGGTCGGGCACAATATCCTGCACGGCCAGTGGGACTGGATGCGCGACCCGAAGATCCACTCGACGAAGTGGGAGTGGGACCACGCCTCCCCCGCCGAGCAGTGGAAGCACTCGCACAACGAGCTGCACCACACGTACACCAACGTGGTCGGGCGCGACAACGACCTCGGCTACGGCATCATGCGCGTGGACGAGGAGCAGAAGTGGGCCCCGGCCTATCTGGGCCAGCCGTTCTACAACCTGATCAACGCCTGCCTGTTCGAGTACGGCATCGCCGCGTACGACCTCG includes:
- a CDS encoding cellulose binding domain-containing protein; the encoded protein is MPLRSRSKALLAALSLGVATAVAVPTLQQAAAAPADTYTWKNVRIDGGGFVPGLVFSRAEKNLVYARTDIGGAYRWNQAGQNWVPLLDWVGRDKWGYNGVLSIAADPVDANRVYAAVGMYTNSWDPNNGAILRSSDRGATWQATALPFKNGGNMPGRGMGERLAVDPQNNRTVYFAAEGGNGLWRSTDYGATWAKVTAFPNAGNYVQDPNDTNDYLNQNQGLSWVTFGENKTVYVGVADKQNPVYRSTDGGSTWERIPGQPTGYLAHKGVVQGKYLFIATSDTGGPYDGGAGQVQRLDTTTGTWTDISPTPASASPYYGYSGLTVDRQHPGTIMVATQISWWPDTIFFRSTDYGATWTRIWDFTSYPSVSKRYTMDISADPWLDFNTNPQPPESTPKLGWMNESVEIDPFDSNRMLYGTGATVYGTTQLTNWDSNTTFTIKPMAKGIEETAVLDLASPPSGAPLVSALGDIGGFYHANLDAVPPNFHDSPSLSSNTSLDFAEANPLVFARVGNADAAPHIGVSTDGGKNWYNGQEPAGVTGGGTIAVGADAGSFVWSPAGTGVYYSTTRGSSWTASTGIPAGAKVESDRSDPKTFYGYAASSVYVSKDGGATFSTVAAPTPAQNLKAVPGRAGDVWLAGAGGLYRSTNTGTSFTKIGTVTSAVNVAFGKAAPGASYPAVFLVGVVDGVDGVFRSDDAGASWVRINDAQHQYGNSGDALAGDPRVYGRVYLGTNGRGILYADRVGGGSTPSNPTPSNPSPSNPSPSNPSPSNPSPSNPPPASGCTAAYRVTGSWQGGFQAEVTVTNGSAASTGWTVGWSLASGQAVSAVWNGTLSTSGTSVTVRNAAYNGSLPAAGTTTFGLTGTGPATAPSTVTCSRS
- a CDS encoding lytic polysaccharide monooxygenase, whose amino-acid sequence is MKKRLLMSGVAAVLAAATGLVVAAQSPAAAHGAMMVPGSRTYLCWKDGLSTNGAMQPKNPACAAAVAQSGVTPLYNWFAVLRSDGAGRTSGFIPDGQLCSGGTGGPYDFTGFNQARTDWPTTHLTSGSTIRFDYNDWAKHPGTFRLYVTKDSWSPTRPLAWSDLESQPFSTATNPTSVGGPGTEDGRYSWTGTLPSGKSGRHLIYSVWQRSDSNETFYGCSDVMFDGGNGQVTGVGDGSTTPTTPPPSGPTTPPPSNPTTPPPNTSACSVSYTTDSSWSGGFQGSFKITATSAVSNWMVHFTWPGGQTVTQSWGGKFSAMDTAAMIEPETYNRTLPAGGSTTVGFLGSGSAPASLPGLACYPA
- a CDS encoding glycoside hydrolase family 6 protein; amino-acid sequence: MNRRSLSALVAAAVAAAAAGLGIWQAQPALAADSPYYVDPNSSAARWVAANPGDSRTPVIRDRIANVPQARWFTANNTATVAGEVDSFVGAAAAAGKIPIMVVYNIPNRDCSGASSGGMPNHTAYRQWVDQVAAGLKGRPAAIILEPDVLALMSTCQNSSQQAETSASMAYAGKALRAASSRAKVYFDAGNSAWLSASEMAARLVRADIANSADGISVNVSNYRSTAESIPYIRNVIAATGVSRLKGVIDTSRNGNGPAGSEWCDPAGRAIGTPSTNQVADSILDAYLWIKLPGEADGCIAAAGQFVPQRAYDLAIAAGPYTPPPSSPTPTTPAPTTPAPTTPPPTTPPPSGSGCAVTVTLNQWSTGFTADLKITNNGSALSSWQLTFTVGSTVQLSNGWNGVWSQSGSRLTVANPSWSGSLPAGGTVTAGFQATGSPASPGSFALNGVPCTATV
- a CDS encoding cytochrome P450 produces the protein MTVPLPAAIVADPHRVYAQLREEGAVHRFLLPDGATAWIVTRYAEARKALADPRLSLNKTHATAGVWKGFGLPPALDANLLNMDPPDHTRLRRLVSAAFTPRRTEALRPRLESVAEALIAPVAEAGHGDLVATFAPLPVTVICDLLGVPRERRPELRNWAGIMLAPPPDDPAAAGRAVLEVQAFLVSLIRQKRGEPGDDLLSALIAARDDDDRLSEDELTSLAFLTLIAGYENSVNLIGLSLFTLLRHPAQWQALRDDPALLPGAVRELMRYEPPAPVALRRFATEDIEIGGVLVPAGDTVLVSIAAADRDPAQWPAPDELDLHRDTAAQLSLGYGIHYCLGAPLARLEAEVAIAAVLRRLPVLELTGEPVWRPSFRSRALRSLPVRVPGPADRQEHPTG